A segment of the Streptomyces diastaticus subsp. diastaticus genome:
GGCGACGGACTTGCGGCGCCCGGTGTAGAAGGGCACCTCCTCGCGGACGTGGCGGCGTGCCTCGGAGGCGCGCAGGTGGCGCATGAGGTCGACGATGCGGTACAGCTCGTCGGCCTCGAAGGCGAGGATCCACTCGTAGTCGCCGAGGGAGAACGAGGCGACCGTGTTGGCGCGCACGTCCGGGTAGCCGCGGGCCATCCTGCCGTGGTCGGCGAGCATCGCCCGGCGCTCCTCGTCGGGGAGGAGGTACCACTCGTAGGAGCGGACGAACGGGTAGACGCTGATGTAGTCGCGCGGCGTCTCGTCGGCGAGGAACGCCGGGATGTGCGACTTGTTGAACTCGGCGGGGCGGTGCAGCGCCATGTTCGACCAGACCGGCTCCAGCGCGCGCCCGAGGCGGGTGCGGCGGAAGAGGTTGTACGCCTCCTGGAGGGCGTCGGCGGTCTCGGCGTGCCACCAGATCATCACGTCGGCGTCGGCGCGCAGACCGGAGACGTCGTAGGTGCCGCGGACGGTGACGTCCTTGGCGGCGAGCTTGTCGAACAGGTCCTGGACCTCGTCGGCGTAGCCGGACCGGTCCTCGGGGAGCACGTCGCGGAGCTTGAAGACGGACCACAGCGTGTAGCGGATGACCTCGTTGAGGTCCTTGGCCTTCTTGCCCGCGTTGGGGTTCTTCTCGGAAGCAGCACTCATGGGGTCATTCTCCCGCGTGCCCGGACGAGCCCGACGCCGGGTCGCCTTCCGGGCGGGGCGCGAGGACCTGGCGGGCCGCCTCGGTCGCGGAGGCGACGCAGGCCGGGATGCCGACGCCGTCGTAGGCGGCGCCGCACACGGCGAGTCCCCGGGCCCCGGCGACCTGGTCGCGGACACGGGCGACGCGGGCGAGGTGGCCGACGGGGTACTGCGGCAGGCCCTGGTCCCAGCGGGTGACGTGGGCGTCGACCGGTTCGGCGGCGACGCCGGTGGCGGTGCGCAGGTCGCGGCGGGCCAGGTCGAGGAGTTCGGCGTCGTCGCGGCCGAGCATCTCCTCCTCGCGGTGGCGGCCGACGGAGGTGCGGACGATCTGGAGGCCCGGTTCCTGCTCGGCGATCCAGCGCCACTTGCGGCCCGCGAAGGTGGCGGCCTTGACGGTCCGTCCGTCGACGGGCGGGACGAGGAAGCCGCTGCCCTGCGGCAGGGCGGCCTCCCCGGCGCGGAAGGCGAAGGTCATCAGGGCCATGGAGGCGTACTCGATCTCGGCGAGGTCGGCCGCGGCGGCCGGCAGTTCGGCGGCGAGCAGCCGGGCGGCCTGCGGCGCGGGCACGGCGAGGACGACGGCGTCGGCGTCGAGCGCCTCCGGGGCGGCGGGCGTGCCGGTGGTCAGGCGCCAGCCGCCGGGGGTGCGGGCCAGGCCGGTGACGGGCGTACCGGTGCGGATGCGGCCGCCGCGGGCGCGGACGGTGTCGGCGACGGCCTGCGGGAGGCGGCCGACGCCGCCGTCGATGCCCATGAAGACGGGGTCGGTGCGCGGGTCCGCGACGGCGGTGCGGGCCTGGATCGCGCGGACGCCCTCGGTCAGCGAGGTGTGCTCGCGGGCGGCGGCGAAGAGCTGGGGGACGGCGGCGCGCAGGGAGATGCGGTAGGCGTTGCCCGCGTAGACGCCGCCGAGGAGGGGCTCGACGAGGCGGTCGACGACCTCGCGGCCGACGCGGGCGGCGACGTACTCGCCGACGGCGATGTCCTCGCCGACCTCGGTGCGGGGCAGGGTGCGGTCCTCGGCGATCCGGGCGACGCCCTCCTCGGAGAGGACTCCGGCGAGGCTGGCCGGGTCGGCGGGGACGCCCATGACGTGGCCCTTGGGCATGGGTCGCAGGGCGTCGCGGGTCCACAGGGCGGCACTGGCGGTGGCGGGGGGCTGGAGGGCGCCGGCGAGTCCGGCCTCGCGGGCCAGGGCCACGGCCTCGGGGCGCCGGGCCAGCATCGACTCGGCGCCCAGGTCGACGCGGACGCCGCCGATGTCGCCGGTGCGGAGCTTGCCTCCGAGCCGTTCGGAGGCTTCCAGGAGGGTGACGGCGGCTCCGGCGTCGAGGAGGCGCAG
Coding sequences within it:
- the hemG gene encoding protoporphyrinogen oxidase; its protein translation is MRAETDGNPAGADGTSPRVVVVGGGVAGLTAALRLLDAGAAVTLLEASERLGGKLRTGDIGGVRVDLGAESMLARRPEAVALAREAGLAGALQPPATASAALWTRDALRPMPKGHVMGVPADPASLAGVLSEEGVARIAEDRTLPRTEVGEDIAVGEYVAARVGREVVDRLVEPLLGGVYAGNAYRISLRAAVPQLFAAAREHTSLTEGVRAIQARTAVADPRTDPVFMGIDGGVGRLPQAVADTVRARGGRIRTGTPVTGLARTPGGWRLTTGTPAAPEALDADAVVLAVPAPQAARLLAAELPAAAADLAEIEYASMALMTFAFRAGEAALPQGSGFLVPPVDGRTVKAATFAGRKWRWIAEQEPGLQIVRTSVGRHREEEMLGRDDAELLDLARRDLRTATGVAAEPVDAHVTRWDQGLPQYPVGHLARVARVRDQVAGARGLAVCGAAYDGVGIPACVASATEAARQVLAPRPEGDPASGSSGHAGE
- the hemQ gene encoding hydrogen peroxide-dependent heme synthase; its protein translation is MSAASEKNPNAGKKAKDLNEVIRYTLWSVFKLRDVLPEDRSGYADEVQDLFDKLAAKDVTVRGTYDVSGLRADADVMIWWHAETADALQEAYNLFRRTRLGRALEPVWSNMALHRPAEFNKSHIPAFLADETPRDYISVYPFVRSYEWYLLPDEERRAMLADHGRMARGYPDVRANTVASFSLGDYEWILAFEADELYRIVDLMRHLRASEARRHVREEVPFYTGRRKSVADLVAQLA